In the genome of Streptomyces sp. 846.5, the window TGGACTTGTAGTGACCCATGGAACCTTCTCCGGTCATCGCGTCGGTAGGTGCCGGGATGTGCGCGGACGGTGTGCAGACAGCGTCCCCTACCCAGCGGTAATGACTATGATGCTACCCGCAGGTAACTTATTTCAACCCCACCGGGCCGTCCGAGTGGCGTCGAACTCGATAACCTTGGCCCCGTGTACGGCTACGAGCAAACGACGAGCGGCGCCGGACCCGGCTACCAGGGCGGCCCCTACCAGCAGCAGAACCCCGCCGGAATGGGCCCTGACCTGGGCGCCGGGATGGGCGCAGGCGGCATGGGCGGCTACGGGCAGACCCAGCAGCCCCAGCAGCCGCTCTACCCCGAGCCGTCGCCGCCGTCGCTGAGCGACGCCGTCCGCGCCTTCACCACCGGCGGCCTGCCGGTGGAGGACTTCCAGTCGATCTTCATCACCTCCAAGGTCTACTGCCCGCGCGGCGAGCGCCCCGGCTTCCTGGCGCTGCACAACACCCCGCAGCCGGTGATCCCGATGTTCAGCTCGCTGAAGGAGCTGCGCCGCTACGCCGGCAAGGAGTCCAAGTACTTCACCGTGACCGGCGCCGAGGTGCTCGACCTGCTGCCGACGGGCTACGGCTTCGCCATGGACATGGAGGGCGAGCACCGGATGGTGTTCGACGCCAAGGCCGTGGAGCAGATGGTCGACTTCACCATGCGCCGCATGTACGGCTGAGACCCGCCCCGAGAAGGCCGCCCCAGCCGCCGCACGAGCACATGGTTGAAGTTTCAACTTGCTTTCGGTTGATGTATCAACTAATCTCATGGGTGTCGGCAGGATCTGCCGCTCATGCTTTTCGTCAGAGGAGGACGCCATGCCCGCAGTGACAGTCGAGAACCCGCTGGTCCTGCCGCGGGTCGAGGCTCCGGACCCGACCACGGCGACGGCCCGCCCGGTGCTCCAGGTCGTGACCGCTCCCGAGGGCTACGAGGGCGAGGGCTTCCCCGTCCGCCGGGCCTTCGCGAAGATCAACACCAAGTACCTGGACCCGTTCATCATGATGGACCAGATGGGCGAGGTGGAGTACGCGGCCGGCGAGCCCAAGGGCACCCCCTGGCACCCGCACCGCGGCTTCGAGACGGTGACCTACCTGATCGACGGCAAGTTCATCCACAAGGACTCGACCGGCGGCGGCGGCTTCCTCGGCGACGGCGACACCCAGTGGATGACGGCCGGCGCGGGCATCCTGCACATCGAGACCCCGCCGGAGGACCTGGTGATCTCCGGCGGCCTGTTCCACGGGCTCCAGCTGTGGGTCAACCTGCCGGCCTCCGACAAGATGATCCAGCCCAAGTACCAGGACATCTCCGGCTCCAACGTCAAGCTGCTGACCACCCCGGACGGCGGCGCGATCCTGCGGCTGATCGCCGGCGAGATCGGCGGGGTGCAGGGCCCCGGCGCCACGCACACCCCGATCACGATGATCCACGCGACGGTCAGCCCCGGCGCCCGGATCACCCTGCCCTGGCGCAGCGACTTCAACGCCCTGGTGTACGCGCTGAACGGGCGCGGCACGGTGGGCGAGGAGAACCGTCCGCTGCAGATGGGCCAGGCCGTGCTCTTCGGCGACGGCGACAGCATCACCGTCCAGGCGGACGCCACCCAGGAGTCCCGCTCCCCCAACCTGGACCTGGTCATCCTCGGCGGACAGCCGATCCGTGAGCCGGTGGCCCACTACGGACCGTTTGTGATGAACAGTCACCGCGAGCTGCAGCAGGCCGTGGAGGACTTCCAGTCCGGACGTTTCGGGACCATCCCGGCCGAACACAACTGAGCCCCACCGCACGTGGGTTGACCTGAACCGAGTCCGGCGCAGCGACTGCGCCGGACTCAGCCCTGCAACAGGACTGTCACAGCAGACCCCCAGGTCCCGATTGTCAGTGCGGTGACGTAGCCTCACTCCGTTGACTGCGGCAGCAGGGAGCAGGGGGTGTCCCTGCCCGCGCCGCAGCACCGTGCGTTTGCACGTGTAATGGGGGCTCATCAGTGAAACTTCGTACCTCTGTCGGCACCGCTCTCGCCGCCGCCACGGGCGTCCTCGCCCTGGCCGCCGCCCCGGCGCTCGCCTCCGCCTCGCCGGTCGGCCAGGCCACCGCCACGCTGAGCGCCGGCAAGGGCGCCGCCGTGTCCGTCCGCGAAGCCGGCTCCGTGGCCGCCGCGGGCCAGCTCAGCACCGCCGTCTCGCAGCCCGGCGCCACCACCATCCCCACCCACCTGACCATCAGCTCCAGCTCCGGCTGGATCTCGGCCGGGCAGAGCGTCACCCTGACCGTGCACCTGGACAGGCACGGCACCAACCACAACGTCACCGTCTGGGGCCAGGACTGGTCGCACGGCGCGCAGTACGTCGTCGCCAGCGGCCCGGTCGACAGCCACAACAACTTCACCGTCACCTACCGCAGCTACCAGAACCACAGCTTCTGGGCCACCTTCGGCGGCGGCGCGGTCTACCAGGCCTCCACCTCCGCCCGCACCTATGTGCACGTGGCCGCGGTCACCAGCGAGTCGCTGCTGAAGACCTACGGCAGCAGCATCAGCGGCGGCCGCCTGGTCTACAAGTACCACCAGAGCCAGCAGCCGCTGCTCGCGGTCAGCGTCAAGGCCGGCGCCGCCATCGCCATCAACACCCAGGTCTACTACGGCGGCCAGTGGATCTCGGCCACCCAGACCAACCCGCTGACCGGAACCCTGGACGGCACCGGCAAGGCGGTCATCAAGTACAACGGCTTCACCGCCGTCCCGTACCTGTTCCGGGTGGAGACCTCCTTCGCGGGTGACGCCCGCAACGGCGGCAGCAACAGCGGCTGGAAGTACTTCAACATCACCAAGTAGGCAGTCAGCGGAGGCGGGCGTAGACCACCGTGGCGTCCTCACGGGCCTTGCCGCGCGGCCAGCGCGTGCAGGAGGTGTCGCCCGCCTCCGCCTCCCGGACCCGGCGGAGCAGCTCCGCCGGGCCGTGGTGGTCCAGCAGGGCCATGGCGTCCGGCCAGGTGCCGAGGTCGAAGCGCTCCACATAGCGCGAGGAGCCGTCGGTCAGCGCGGCGAACGAGCGCAGTTCGGCCAGCGCGACGGAGCCGGTCTGCGCATGGTCGGCCGCCTTCGGCAGCGCCGCGGCGATCCACGGGCCGCGCCCGGTGTTGCGGGCCGCCCGGACCGCGAGCGCGTAGCGCATGTGGAGGGCGGCGCGTTCCGGGGTGCCGGGGGGCATCGCGTGCACCTCGCGCCGCAGCGCCTCCCCCGCCGGGAACGGCTGGTTGTCGCCGATCACCTCGACCGACCCGAAGCGGTCCAGGACCAGCAGCGAGTCGCCGAGCACCAGGTACTGCAGGACCGGGCCGTGGTGGCGTACCGCGACCACCATGGCGGCAGGCGTGTTGGGATGCGCCAGGTCGCAGCGGGCGCCGTGCAGCGACGCGGTCTCGGCGATGGCGTCGCTGAGGCACTGCGCCATGGTGCGGTCGGGCCGGTCCACCAACCTGGCCAGCAGA includes:
- a CDS encoding pirin family protein, whose amino-acid sequence is MPAVTVENPLVLPRVEAPDPTTATARPVLQVVTAPEGYEGEGFPVRRAFAKINTKYLDPFIMMDQMGEVEYAAGEPKGTPWHPHRGFETVTYLIDGKFIHKDSTGGGGFLGDGDTQWMTAGAGILHIETPPEDLVISGGLFHGLQLWVNLPASDKMIQPKYQDISGSNVKLLTTPDGGAILRLIAGEIGGVQGPGATHTPITMIHATVSPGARITLPWRSDFNALVYALNGRGTVGEENRPLQMGQAVLFGDGDSITVQADATQESRSPNLDLVILGGQPIREPVAHYGPFVMNSHRELQQAVEDFQSGRFGTIPAEHN
- a CDS encoding SseB family protein, which codes for MGAGGMGGYGQTQQPQQPLYPEPSPPSLSDAVRAFTTGGLPVEDFQSIFITSKVYCPRGERPGFLALHNTPQPVIPMFSSLKELRRYAGKESKYFTVTGAEVLDLLPTGYGFAMDMEGEHRMVFDAKAVEQMVDFTMRRMYG
- a CDS encoding protein phosphatase 2C domain-containing protein yields the protein MRVEMAGEAQRPDRVSEDYTVMTPEALVLLDGSSSPATLESGCEHGTAWYARRLGAHLLARLVDRPDRTMAQCLSDAIAETASLHGARCDLAHPNTPAAMVVAVRHHGPVLQYLVLGDSLLVLDRFGSVEVIGDNQPFPAGEALRREVHAMPPGTPERAALHMRYALAVRAARNTGRGPWIAAALPKAADHAQTGSVALAELRSFAALTDGSSRYVERFDLGTWPDAMALLDHHGPAELLRRVREAEAGDTSCTRWPRGKAREDATVVYARLR